The following is a genomic window from Solidesulfovibrio sp..
GCTGCCTGCTCACCGACGCCACGCCGGGGCTGGCGCTGTTTCCCGAGGAACTGACGCGCCCGGTCACCTACGCCCGGGCCAGCGACATCGCCGGCCTGGCCCGGGAGGTGGAACGGGGCCGCGACGGCCTGGTCGCCGCCTGGCGGGAACTGATCGCCGCCCGGCACACCTACCGCCACCGGGTCCGGTCCGTCCTGGAGTCGCTGGACGGGAACGCGGCCTGAATCAGGCTTCGTCGGGCAGAAACGACCTGGTGATGTCCTCGATGTGGACCATGGAGGCGGCCGTCACGTCGGGCAGCCGGTCCTGGGCCAGGCCCACGGCGCCCCAGGCGGCCGGGGACAGGGGCGGGGCGAAGATTTCGCCGCTGCTGCCCAGGCCCAGCGCCCCGGCGATGGCGTCGGCCACGTGCACCGTGGCCGGCAGGGGCATGGACAGGTGGGCCAGGCCGCCGTGGTGGTGGCGCACGGCCTTTTCCAGACTTTCGGGGAAGCGCCACTTGCGCAGGAGCATGCCGGCCAGGGTGGCGTGGTCGAAGCCGAGCAGCCGGCGCTCGGCCTCGCGCAACAGGATGCGTTCCAGGCGGGCGGTGGCCAGGACATGGGCGGCGTGGCGCGGCAGGTTGCGGTAGAGCACCAGCCGGCCCACGTCGTGCAGCAGCCCGGCCACGAACAGCCGCTCCACCTCGCCCCCGGCCTGGGGATCGGCCAGGGTCGAGGCGAACACGCCGCAGGCGATGCTGTGCTTCCAAAACGAACGCATGTCCACCAGGCCCCCGGGCAGGTCCTTGAACAGCGCGATGACGGAAATGCCCAGGGCCAGGGTGGTGAGCTGGCGGCTGCCCACGATGGTCACGGCCCGCGACAGGGTGTCGACCTTGACCGGAAAGCCGTAGAAGGCGCTGTTGACCAGCTTCAAGAGCTTGGTGGACAGGCTCGTGTCCTTGCCGATGGCCTCGGCGGCCTCCTTGGCCGTGCTGTGGGCGTCGTTTAGGACCTCGTTGATGCGCACGAACACGTCCGGCAGGGAGGTGAGCTTGGGATCGGACTCGATGAGCGCCATGGGGCCGGGCGGCGGCGTGTCCGGCACGGGCGGCAGGGCCGGCTCGGGAATGGGCCCGGGCAGGGCCAGGGCGGCCGGCCCCCGGCGCGTCAGCAGCGGCACGGCCCGGCCCACGGCCAGGTCGATCAGGGTGGCCATGGGCGGGAAGGTCGGATCGACATGGGCGAAGCGGGGCCGCAAGGCTTCGCGCGCGGCGTCGATGTCCGCGGCGGCGAAGGCCGTTTCGGGCGTCGATGCTTCGGGGGCGTTTTCCTCGGCCGGCGATTCCTCGTGGACCACGGCCGCCTCGACGTTCCAGACCGGAAAAAGCTGCAGGTGCCGCTGCGTCAAAACAATGTCCTGGGGCAGGAGCAACGCCCCGTCGCGGCGGCACAGGGGCTCGGCCAGCCGCATGCCGGCGGTAAGTTGCGAGAATGGCAGACGTCTTTTCATGCTTCGATCCCGGGAACGCACGGGTGGCCGATGGTGTCTTTAGCTTGGGTAGTACACGGAACAGTCGGGGAAATCGAGGAAAATCACTCGGCCAGGACCTTCCGTGACAGGGTTTTGCCCATTTTTTATGCAATGTCCGTGCCTTGCGTGCGCGGTACTGTACTTTTCCGGCGCCGCGGCTAGGATGCCGCCGGGAGCACGTCCATCATGCCGCAACGCACACTCGCCGTGGTCGTCAGTCTCGACGTGGAGGAGGAAGGGCTTTTTTCCGGAGCCTACCCCCGAAGCGGCGCGGGCCTGACCAACATCCCGCTCTTGCGCCGCCTGGAGTTCCTTCCCCGGGAGCTCGGGCTGCCGCTGACCTGCCTGTGCGACTACCCGGTGCTGACCCATGCCCCGAGCCTGGGGGTGCTGGAAGGCCTGCTGGGGCGATGCGGCGGCGAGCTCGGCGCCCATCTGCACCCCTGGAACACCCCGCCCTTTCCGGACATGCCCTGGCCCGAGCCCGTGTCCACGGCCGTGCTGCCCCTCGAGGCCTTCCGGGCCAAGCTGGAGACGCTCCAGGAGGCGGTCAGGGCCTTTTCGGGCCGGCGGGCCGTGTCCTTTCGCATGGGCCGGTGGAATCTCTTCAGGCGGGCCATGGCCGTGCTGCCCGAGGCGGGTTTCGTCGTCGATTCGAGCGTCGCCCCGCTGCGCCACGTGCCCGGCGGGCCGGATCACTTCCTGGCCCCGGCCGACCCCTACTGGCTGCGCCCGGCCGGGCCGCGAGGCGCCCGGCTCCTCGAAGCCCCGACCACCCAGGTGCCGCTCGTGCCCGGCAGCGCCCCGGCCGTGGCCGCCCTGGCCGGGAGGCTGCCGGAAAAGGCCCGCGACGCGGTGCTCGCGGCCTTCATGCGGACCATGGTCCTGGGGGTCAACCCGGTGTGGATGCCCGAGGCCACCATGCGCCTGGCCGTGCGGACCCATGTCCGCCGGGGCGGGCGGGCCGTGACGCTTTTCTGGCATTCCTCGGAACTGTTGCCCGGGGCCAGCCCGCATTTTCCGGACCAGGCCGCGGTGGACGCGTTCCTGAAAAAGGTCCGCCGCTTTGCCGACTGGCTGCGGCGGACCTATGACGTGGCGGGGGTGACCCTGGGAGACCTGGCCGGACCGGCGTTCAATTGGCCGGATCGCAGCCCGGGGTCTCGTCGGCGTAGTACTCGGGATTGGGGCTAGACAGGCCGCGACCCTTCCCGTCGAAGATGGCGTACTGCTTGCGGCCCCACTTCTGCAGGCGGAACTGGAGCGACGTCTGCAACACCCCGAGGCCGTAGGTGCAGCTGCGCCGGAAGTTGATGGACGAGGCCTCCTCGAAGTACTTCGTCGGGCAGGAGACCTCGCCGATGCGGTAGCCGAAATAGATGGTCTGGGCCAGCATCTGGTTGTCGAAGACGAAGTCGTCGGAATTTTCCCAAAGCGGCAGGGCTTCGAGCACCTCGCGGGAAAAGGCCCGGTAGCCGGTATGGTATTCCGACAGCTTGGCGCCGAGCAGCAGGTTCTGCGAGGCGGTCAGGAAGCGGTTGGACACGTACTTGTACAGCGGCATGCCGCCGCGCAGCGCCGTGCCGCCGAGGATGCGCGAGGCGATCACCGCGTCGTACTCGCCGCAGGTCACCAGGTTGGCCATGGCCGGGATGATCTTCGGCGTGTACTGGTAGTCGGGGTGGACCATGATGACCACGTCGGCGCCGGTTTTGAGGGCCTCGGCGTAACAGGTCTTCTGGTTGCGGCCGTAGCCCCAGTTGCGGTGGTGGCGAAAGCAGCGCAGGCCGAGTTTCTGCGCCTGTTCGATGGTGTTGTCCCGGCTGCAGTCGTCGACGAGGATGACCTCGTCCACGATGTCCTTGGGCACTTCGGCGTACGTCCGTTCGAGGGTGGAGGCCGCGTTGTAGGCGGGCATGACCACCACCACTTTTTTTCCGTGCATCATGGGCGTGTTGCTCCAGGGGGGTCGCCGGATCGCGCGCGATCCGGCGGAGTGCGCCGCGCGGTGCGGGATGCGCGGCCAAACGTCGCACTAATCCCGAAATCGGGGTGTCTGTCAACCGTTGCCTGCCGCCTGCCGCGCCGGCGGCCGTCCCCGGCGGTCAGCGGCGTTCCCGCAGGCCGTCTCCGAGGGGCGGCGGCGCCAGGGTCGGCAACAGCCTGGCCGGCCCGTCGGGGCTGTCCGCCGTGAACGCCCCGGACGGCAGGGGCAGGCCGGCGAAGCCCGTGCCGGCCAGGCGCACGTCCAGGGTCATCGGGGTTCGCGGCGCGCTCCACAGCTGGGCTCCGCCGCCGGACAGGGCGAAGCGCAGATAGAGCCTGTCCGCCGGCCGGGGCAGGCGCACGTCGCGCACCATGCGCATGGCCCCGCCGTACCAGAAGAAATCGCCGACGCTACGCAGTTCCCCCAGGGGCAGGTAGGTCGCGCCGTCCGTGGAATAGGCGGCCGTGACGCGGTTGTGGCCGGTGTTGTCGGTGAGCACCCGGGGGTACCAGGCCAGGCGGAAGCCGGTGATGGGCGCGGCCTCCGGGCGGTCCGGCGAGGCGGCCACGGCGTAGGCGAGAAAGCAGGGCGCGTCCCCGGCGCAGGTGACGGCCGGCTCCCCGGGCACGGCGGCCAGGGCGTCGCCCAGGAACATCCCCTCGGCCAGTTCGGCCAGGGGGCGGTCGAAGGCCGGGGAAAAATGGAGCAGGCCCGTGCCGTCGTCGCGCAGCAGCAGCCGCGCGCCGTCCGGGCCGGATACCGGGAGCCGCAACGTGGACGGGCCGATGCGTGCCGATTGGCCGGCCACGGGGCTCTCGGCCACCAGGCCCCGGGCCGTGACCGGACCGTCGAAACCGGGCAGGACCGTGCCCGCAACGGCGTTTAGGCCCGCGAAGGGGTGGCGCAGGTCCGGGTCGAAATAGCGCGCCCGGACGGCCCCGGTTTCGTCGGCCAGCGCGGCCACGGGGGCGTCGTCGGGGTAGGCCGCCACGTAAGCGTCCAGGTCCTCCCGGCCGCCCAGGCCGAGGTCGGGTTCGGGCCGGTCGGCGAAGCCGAACAGCGCCGCGCCGCCCAGGGCCTGCCCGGCCCGGCCCAGGCCCGGCAGGACGTGGGTGTTGGCGGCAATGGCCGCCGCCCGGCGCCGCCACAAGGGCGCGGCGTCCTCGGGCAGGCGCAGGTCCGCCGGCGGATCGAGGCGCAGGCCGGCGATTTCCAAAAAGCCGTCCACCCGGCCGGCCACGAGTTCCACGGCCAGGAAAACCAGCCCCGATGCCGGGTCCGGGGCCGGCAGGACGACCTCGCGGTCCAGCCGGGACTGGCCCGGGGGAAAATCCCGGGCCGTGGCCGTGGCCACGGGGGAAAGGGCGTCCACCGACGTCCCGGCCAGGATGGTGGCCCGGGATTCGGGCAATCCGGCCTTGCCCGGCCGCAGATCCAGGGTCACGGTCGCCCGGGCCTGGCCGGCCCGCGTGCCCGGCGGCACGGCGAAGGCGAAGACCGCCCGGCCGGGCCGCCGGCAATCGTAGAGGCCGAGGGTGGCGTAGCTCTGGTCCGGGGCCATGTTGTCGGCTCGGTACACGTCGGCGTAGAAACCCAGGCCGGTGAAATCCGCGGCGAAGGGCGCATCCAGGGGCAGGGGGGCGCGGTTGACCAGGCCGCCCTTGTCGATGTCGGCCCAGAAGGTTCGGCGCACCGGGACAAGCCCGGGCAGGGCGGGCTTGCCGGGCAGGTCGCCGGGGGAAAGGAAGAAGAAGCGGCGGTAGGCCCGGTCCGGAAGGCGCGCCGCCGTTTGAAAAACGCCGGGCAGGTACCAGTCGGCCACGATCTTGAGGTGCCGGTTTCGGTAATACAAAAGCCAGTCCACATTGTCGCGCGAAAGGGCCAGGTCGGCCAGCACGCTTTTGATGCTCGGGCTGTCGCGCTTGACGTAATACGGCAAGGCCTGGGCCATGGGCCAGCCGCAGGCCAGGCCACCAAGCACGGCCAGGACCGCCGGCGCGGCCCGGGGCAACCGCCGGGGCACCAGGGCCGTCAGGGCCTCGACGCCGCCGGCGGCCAGGTAGGCATAGAAAAAGAACAGGTTGACCAGGTAGCGGATGGAGACGTGGATCTGCGTGGGCAGCGCGGCGGCCATGGCCAGGGCGCTGCCCGACCAGACGGCCAGGGCGGCCACGGCCCGCCACCGGCCCTGACGGAGATGGCGCAGGAGCCCGAGCAGGGCCAGCCCGCCGAGGATGGCCGGCCAGGGCTGGCCGGACTGGTCGTGCATGGCGGTGAAGGCCTTGAGCACGGCGAAAAAGCCGGCCGAGTCGAAGCGGTCGCCCGTGGGGCCGTCGGCCTGGATGGTGCGCACCTGGAAGAGGTGGCCGGGCAGCCAGGGGAGGTAGGCGAGAAGCACCAGGGCGGCGGCCAGGGCGGCCCGGCCGAGCAGGCGTCGGGCTCCGGCCCGGTCGTGGCGCCAGGTCAGGGCCGCCCGGCCGCAGACGAGGCAGCCCTCGGCGAAAAACGTGGCCGAGGCCAGGTAGGAGGCATAGAACATGGCGGCATTGGCCAGGACGAAGCCGAGCCAGTCGCGGCGCCGGCCCGAGTCCATGGCCCGCAGCAGGAAAAAAAGCCCCAGCAGGGCGCACAGCAGGTACAGGGCGTAGGGCCTGGCCTCGCGGGAATAGTGGATGTGAAACAGCGCCACGGCGGTGATGGCCGCCCCGGCCAGGCCGGTTGTCCGGGAAAAAAGCCGCCGGCCGAGCAGCCAGACGGCCGGGATGGTCAGCGTGCCGGCGACGAGGCTCGGCAGCTTGACCGCCACGTCGTTGTGGCCGAAAAGCGCCAGGCTCGCGTGGACGAGCAAATGGAAAAGCGGCGGCGAGGAGTCGAGGCTCACGTCGCTTGGCCCCTGGAAGGCCAGCGACGGCAGCAAGTCGGCAAGGGGCCAGGCCGCCCGGCCAAGTGTCACGAATTCGTCCCACCACAGGCCCGTCACGTCCACGGCGAAAAGGCGCAGGCCAAGGCCGAGGAGCGTGACGGCGCCGACCAGAAGCCCTTCCAGCCGGTCCGGCCGGCCCGGTCCGGGGACGGGGCGGGGAAAGCGGATCATGGGGCGGTGGTTCCGGCCAGGTTGGCCTCGATGGCGGCGCGCTGGGCCGGGTCGAGCTGTTCGGCCACGGCCGAGGCGGCGCGGCCGGCTAACTCCCGTTCCTCGGGGGTCAGGCCCGGCAGGGCCATGGCCCTGCCCAGGCGCCAGTAGGCCCAGTAGGGGTCCTGGGGCAGGCCGTCGCCCTTGGCCAGAGCCAGGCCCAGAGCGAGGTGCCCCTGGGGCGAGCCGGCCTCGGCGGCCCGGAGGTACCAGTGGGCGGCCAGGGTCGGGTCGGGGCGGCCGGCCAGGCCCGCGGCGGCCAGTCGGCCGCGCGCCGCGGCCGCGCCCGGGTCGCCGGCGGCAAAGGCCGCCTCCAGGCACAGTGCCGCCTCACGGGCCGCCTGCGGGGCCACGGGCGGCGTTTCCAGCCGGGTAAGGGCCGCCCGGGCCAGGTCCTTGGCCGTGGCCTCGGCGGGCAGGCCCGGACAGCCGGCGGCCAGGGCGAGCCCCGCCCCAAGCGCGGCCAGCGCCGCCGACAGGCCGAGCAGGCCGGCCCGAAGGCGGGAAACGCGGCCGGCCATGCCGGCTAACGCGTGGCGTCGCCGCATTTGTTGGCGACGTTGTTGTTGAGCAGCCGCACGAAGATCTCGCCCGAGCTCGAGGCGAAGACGATCTTGCGGCCGCGTTCGCCGCCCACGTTGGAGGCGGCCACGCGAAGGCCCAGCGCGGCCAGGCTGGCGAAGGCCACCTCGACGTTGCGCCGGCCCACGGACATGTCCTCGGCGAACAGGGCGCTGGCCCCGCCGAAGACCTTGCACTCGATCTCGCCGAGGGCCACGCCCCGGCGTTGCATGCGCTGGACCACGGTGGCGATGGCCGTGTCCACGAACTTGTAGGGGGTCTGGTCCGGGCTGTGGAGGCGGTATTCCGAGGCCTTGGGCAACAGGGCGTGGAAGATGCCGGCCAGGCCGCGGCGCGGCGCGAAAAAGGTGACGGCCACGCAGGAGCCGAGCACGGTGTGGGCCATGGTCGGCCGTTCGTAGAGCCCGCCCTGGGCCACGTTGAGGAAGGCCAGGGCATGGCCGGGAAAGCGTTCTAAAAGGCCTTGCATGGGAACTCTTCGTCGGCGGGATCGTCGCTTAAGGGATTGTCGGCCAGGCCCAGGCTGGCCAGCGCTTCCCGGAGGGTTTGGGGTGAAAAGGGCTTGGTGACGTAGGCCTGGGCGCCGGATTCGAACTGGGCCCGCAGCATGTTGTCCGGGTCGTCGAGGCTGGAGAGCATGACGGCCGGGGTGCGGCGGTGTTCGGGGACGCCCTTGGCGGCCTCGACGCGGCGGA
Proteins encoded in this region:
- a CDS encoding HDOD domain-containing protein, with product MKRRLPFSQLTAGMRLAEPLCRRDGALLLPQDIVLTQRHLQLFPVWNVEAAVVHEESPAEENAPEASTPETAFAAADIDAAREALRPRFAHVDPTFPPMATLIDLAVGRAVPLLTRRGPAALALPGPIPEPALPPVPDTPPPGPMALIESDPKLTSLPDVFVRINEVLNDAHSTAKEAAEAIGKDTSLSTKLLKLVNSAFYGFPVKVDTLSRAVTIVGSRQLTTLALGISVIALFKDLPGGLVDMRSFWKHSIACGVFASTLADPQAGGEVERLFVAGLLHDVGRLVLYRNLPRHAAHVLATARLERILLREAERRLLGFDHATLAGMLLRKWRFPESLEKAVRHHHGGLAHLSMPLPATVHVADAIAGALGLGSSGEIFAPPLSPAAWGAVGLAQDRLPDVTAASMVHIEDITRSFLPDEA
- a CDS encoding glycosyltransferase family 2 protein, translated to MMHGKKVVVVMPAYNAASTLERTYAEVPKDIVDEVILVDDCSRDNTIEQAQKLGLRCFRHHRNWGYGRNQKTCYAEALKTGADVVIMVHPDYQYTPKIIPAMANLVTCGEYDAVIASRILGGTALRGGMPLYKYVSNRFLTASQNLLLGAKLSEYHTGYRAFSREVLEALPLWENSDDFVFDNQMLAQTIYFGYRIGEVSCPTKYFEEASSINFRRSCTYGLGVLQTSLQFRLQKWGRKQYAIFDGKGRGLSSPNPEYYADETPGCDPAN
- a CDS encoding glycosyltransferase family 39 protein, which translates into the protein MIRFPRPVPGPGRPDRLEGLLVGAVTLLGLGLRLFAVDVTGLWWDEFVTLGRAAWPLADLLPSLAFQGPSDVSLDSSPPLFHLLVHASLALFGHNDVAVKLPSLVAGTLTIPAVWLLGRRLFSRTTGLAGAAITAVALFHIHYSREARPYALYLLCALLGLFFLLRAMDSGRRRDWLGFVLANAAMFYASYLASATFFAEGCLVCGRAALTWRHDRAGARRLLGRAALAAALVLLAYLPWLPGHLFQVRTIQADGPTGDRFDSAGFFAVLKAFTAMHDQSGQPWPAILGGLALLGLLRHLRQGRWRAVAALAVWSGSALAMAAALPTQIHVSIRYLVNLFFFYAYLAAGGVEALTALVPRRLPRAAPAVLAVLGGLACGWPMAQALPYYVKRDSPSIKSVLADLALSRDNVDWLLYYRNRHLKIVADWYLPGVFQTAARLPDRAYRRFFFLSPGDLPGKPALPGLVPVRRTFWADIDKGGLVNRAPLPLDAPFAADFTGLGFYADVYRADNMAPDQSYATLGLYDCRRPGRAVFAFAVPPGTRAGQARATVTLDLRPGKAGLPESRATILAGTSVDALSPVATATARDFPPGQSRLDREVVLPAPDPASGLVFLAVELVAGRVDGFLEIAGLRLDPPADLRLPEDAAPLWRRRAAAIAANTHVLPGLGRAGQALGGAALFGFADRPEPDLGLGGREDLDAYVAAYPDDAPVAALADETGAVRARYFDPDLRHPFAGLNAVAGTVLPGFDGPVTARGLVAESPVAGQSARIGPSTLRLPVSGPDGARLLLRDDGTGLLHFSPAFDRPLAELAEGMFLGDALAAVPGEPAVTCAGDAPCFLAYAVAASPDRPEAAPITGFRLAWYPRVLTDNTGHNRVTAAYSTDGATYLPLGELRSVGDFFWYGGAMRMVRDVRLPRPADRLYLRFALSGGGAQLWSAPRTPMTLDVRLAGTGFAGLPLPSGAFTADSPDGPARLLPTLAPPPLGDGLRERR
- a CDS encoding chemotaxis protein CheD, which gives rise to MQGLLERFPGHALAFLNVAQGGLYERPTMAHTVLGSCVAVTFFAPRRGLAGIFHALLPKASEYRLHSPDQTPYKFVDTAIATVVQRMQRRGVALGEIECKVFGGASALFAEDMSVGRRNVEVAFASLAALGLRVAASNVGGERGRKIVFASSSGEIFVRLLNNNVANKCGDATR
- a CDS encoding response regulator, producing the protein MPRVLIVDDSRYQRYLIVQALEGLFTTAEAANGREAITLFIQAIEQGQPFDLVIMDILMPVLSGHDALAGIRRVEAAKGVPEHRRTPAVMLSSLDDPDNMLRAQFESGAQAYVTKPFSPQTLREALASLGLADNPLSDDPADEEFPCKAF